aaaaaaaattttggtctaaattaaaatttataaatataaaaaaaaaacttaaactcattagagttagatttgtagtaagtcccacattgcttaaggatgactattgtattgccttggccttttatataaaagttggccTACGAGGCTAAatcaatccaatgacttgaatataattttaagtttttaataaattgtatatatctatatacaatatatttatttatatatataaataaaaaaaaatttatatgtgaaGCGGGGgtgggggcggggccccgctggggtcatcctGCCCCCCGCCCCCACTAGGCCCTCTCTATGCAGGGCGGGGgacgcccccgcatgggcggagcgGGGTAGCCCGCCCGCCCATATGGAGGCGGGGCGGAAACGGGACGGGGCAGCAGGGCCCCACTGTCTACCCCTaacaaaaacatcatttaagacAGCAAGAGAGAGTATCCAAAACTTTTATTGATAGAAGGATCTTGAATTTCAAGTCAAATagttgtctctctctctcaaatatgCAAGAAAATGATGAACACAATGACAATTAACTTGATTAtgtttttaatcaaaatttatctttctttttttctttaactgtGATGTACAGATACCAATTGCTTACTCAAAAAGGCATAAAAAAGTCATAATATGATGTATTTTGTCAACAACAAAATCGATTGGTTCAGTGCCCAATAGTTTGCTTTTACTCGGCAACCCAGATTTTAGAAGCGATTATGCTTTTGCTTAACCTGCTTTTGCAGAAGCaagtaaaaacaaaagcaaGTGTGAAATCTGAaatctgcaaaaacaaaagcaagtgTGAAAGTTAGAGTAAGATTTTGAAATCTagtttctagtttttttttttttttttaatatattaactTATGCCACGTCAGCGACCAACCAACGGTTCCCCACCGCCGGTTCTACATAGAAGGACTCTTATTCAGAAGACAAACAAATTCTATTCAAGTTACATTATGGTCCACAGTGAAAAAGTTCATAAAAACAATAGCGTGTTCACTGTTGCTCTAGATGAGTTTTTTCTTAGGAAATGACATAGAAATAAGATTTGGTTTCCGATACACGAGTCACGACAagatagaaattcaaatatCTCGAACACACGATGCATCTCAACATCGAGGCAGTTGCCCCCCATTGTATATACTTCATACGACCACTCCTCATGGTATATCTACACCTCAGCAACGAACTTTGTGGCCGATCGGTATTTCTGGGGCATCATcgttttcatgaatttcactGGAGGCATAGGCAAACACTGGTCTGATCACAAAACTCCAAGCAATTCAAGGGCATCTACAGAAGTTGGCTTGCAGATTGCTCATGCTCTCTTTGATATTGCATTTGTGACTTATTACCAGAGAAGCCAACCGGCAACAGCATTGTCCTCCTGCAAATGGCAGACATTTTCGCCCAGCTCACAATAGCACTGGCAATCATCCAGCTAAAGATACTAAATAAATATAGCTGAGTCCAACATACAAACCGTCTCTCcccttgcaaatataatttttctacagCTAGAGGTTGGCAAAAAACTTGAACACAGATTGCACATTAGCACTTATTAGATCCATAGGTGGAGAGGGGCAAATCCTTCACTAGTTTTTTTGGCAAGCATTCACAGACAAAGAGGTTAGTGCTCGACAAAACGGACAGAGTTCAAATATACAAAGAACCAAGCAAGTAATTCCCTCGCAGCAGATCGGGGGTGAGGAGGAGGATCCAGAGTTGATGTTTTATGGTTCATATGGACCAAGATTTTAACTGACtagatttattaaaattctagTAGATTCTTTTTTTTGATTGACAACAGGTGTCCAGGAACaacatcccgactaatcccgggggtacATAGGCCCTCGGCAAAAATTCTAGTAGATTCTTTTCATACTATCTACTAGTCTGCTAGTGCTCAAAAGTAAACATTGACAATCCATTTTTCCCGAGAACGCTCAACCACGTCGATTCTTGAAACATGTGTCCCTCGCTCatttttcaaaccaaaataagAGACTTATTAACATGCTAGCCACTAATCACATTTGAACCTCactacttgggctatgcctatctataatcaataaaattcttgtttagtgataaaaaaaaaatcacatttgaaCTTCACAAAATAAGTATGGAATAACATTCTTTTTAGTCAGATCTTCAAACAGAAGACAATGCCTTGTCAGGTTAAATTAAAATTGCAAAATAACCTTTGCAAGAATGCATATTTAACTACTTGCCCCACCAAAGATGACTATGATCTAGAGAAGAAAAGCAGGTTAGGATACAATAATTGTTTCTGCCGGAAAGGTTACAGGGGAAAACGGTTGAACCACAAAAACATACATTCCAATGTTCATGAAGAGTCAATAAGGGTTTATGGCATCTCACCTCTCAAGGTTTTCAACTCACTTCTTCAGCATGTCACCTTGATTTTGCcctaataaaatatgaaaattgatataAGATTTTCAGTGGGAAAAAGTTGATATCAAACCCAAAGAGCAATGCTACTAAACAGGCATATTCAATCATTGCAAGAAAAGACACCATTCTTCAGTGGTTTTGCATGACTAACATCTCCTCTAAATTGAAGGGGAAAAAAGCCAAAAATAACCACAACGCAATAGGGGCCTTATAACATTGGTTTTTGTGGGTTTTGACTGCCACCACCATCCCTTGGAAAAAGGAGATCCATGAAGCCGCAACCACAGTAGAAAATATAAGCTTGTCCCCCCATTACATTATATGATCATAAAATAGAGGGAGAAAGACTAAGGctcggtttggatacacaaaacctctcatatcatctcatctcatcattacaactttcccaaactcccacacaaaatataataaataattcaactttttcaaattccaaactagaaatattattaaaaaattatattataataatattttattcaactctcaacaaaacatctcatctgaactgcgtaatcAAACGTAACctaaatgctttaaaaaagggaaaagaaagagtaaaGACTCAGATCAACTGGCATCCCCTATAAAACGAAATGAAAATAAAGCCCTACTACtgcagataatattttttttttataagtaataagggATTTTGTTAatgcaagtaaataggcatagcctaagtacacatgaagtatacaagcgGAAACACCTAAATACTACTGCAGATAATATAAGCTTGTAACCCCATTATATTAGGAAATAGTAGATTACACCCACACAAAAAGGGCGTGAGATTACTAAATACTTTAGAAATGGGGGAACATGGAAAACGTTAAGACTTGTTTCACATATAAAAATGCAATGGAAAAAATTCCTTTCCTCTGGATATCAAAATGCAGCAAGATGCATAAGAGCAATGAAAGTTTTAAATAAGAActtttaaaatgaaaacaaaaaggcaACCCTCAATATTTTACCTGAACCAAGAGTGTCAAGAAGCATTTGATCTGCGGTTCTAGTTTCCTCTGCTGTCCTAGTTTCCCCTGGCACTTTACCATTTACCACATTTGAATTAGCAGGGGCTGTTGACCCATTGCTGCTGCGCACTATTTTGGCCTTTCTGGAAAAATTATGGAAGACGAAAGATTTCTTTAAGATCAATTAGTAGAACAGATATTTGATATATTCAAGCAATTGAACGTTTTCAAGATCTTTAACTCATACCTCACCATTTTTCGCTTCAAAATGCCTGTTTTCAGCTTTGATGTCCCTTTTCCACAGCCATGAAATAAATGCTTTAGGTTCTACaacaactaaatatatatatattttttttataagttctaCAACAACTAAATATAGTAGTATACAATAGCAAAGCTCCAACCATGCACCTGATTTAAGAGCCAAAGCAGTTGAAGCAGGTTTTCGATTGCCCCTCTCAGCCTTAATGGAAGCAATAACAGAATCTGCAGTAGGCCCCAGACCTTTTCTTCCCACAAGCTTCACTCCCCACCTTTCACAGAGGTAATTCAACCTCATTTCATCACCCCCTCTCACCTCTCTCAGCTCAAGCACCTGTTGCCTTGATAACAAAGTGTAAACATGAAGCTGTTGTTGATGATTAAAATGTGACTGAAGCTGCTGAAAAAGTAACTTCTTTGAATGCTGTTGATCTGGTTTTGACCCATCATGATGACTCTTCTTTCGAGGCTCACTAAATGTCACCTTCAAAATTGCTGTTGACTTGGGATCAGCATTTTTCCGAtcaaaaataacagaaaagCTACCAAATTCTAGATCAGGTTCTCTAAATAAATCTGCAAGGACGGAAGCACAAGAATGGGCATTTTTTGATGGGCTCCTATCAACCTTTTTCCTCAAGGTCCGTGCATTAACATAGTGAGCCATATTTGCAGCTTCTCTTAACCCACTGAGAAAAGCTCCATGCATAGATGCAGGGTATCGCCTAGTGGTGGCTTCCCCAGCAAAGAAAAGCCTTCCATCTCCCACACTTTCAGCTAAAATATCATAATCATCTCCTGATGCCCCAACTGCGACATTAGAGTAAGAACCTAGACTGAAGGGATCACCACCCCATCTGGTACAAACTGTTTGGATAGGCTCTGGGACATTGATTCCTTGTGGTTCATAGATACCTGCATGTATTCATgcccaattttaaaaattttcctcACCAGTGATATTCAGAAAATTTTGCTGAAACTTCCATGATTAGGATAGGAAACACTCATCCCTCTTGCTTTAGtacatttctttttctatttttacagGAAAAATAATAGTGTTTTAGTAGAGGTCTTTCTGAATATGGAAAAGTAAATATCATTACCGAGAAGTTTTTTcagaataacataaaaatttaagaaagtacACAACTAACTCTGAGCGAATTAAATATTAGGCATACAGGATATAGAAGATAACTGAAAAATGCATAGTTgccttttttgtttcttatcagaaaataagatatttcgatttttataagtaattgaaAACAAGATacttttaaagaataaaaaaaagaataggctACCTTTAAGAATTTGAAGAACACGGGTCACAGCATCTGTGGGGGGCATGCTCTCAAACTTGTGAGCTGCTTCTCCTGCTACCAAAGCAATCAAGAGAGGACCACCGGCAACTGTTGCATAGCTGTAAAAGAGAAAGAACTCCCCTCGACGGCTTGGATCATCGGAAAGATGCCCAAAAGTATCAAGATCTGTGCCCCAAAATACATGAGGAAACAGCATTGCCACCTTATTCAACAACCCAAATCCCAATCTCTTTATTCCATCGAGCTTTCTCTGAGGCAACTCTGGAATAAACTTTATGGAACCACATTTTAGAACCCCTAGTGGAACTGTACAAAGCGCCATATCACCTTCAAAGACCTGACTCCCTGCAATGACCTGCACACCATCACTACCATATCTAATTGTGTGTATTGTTTTCTCATATAGAATCGTCACATTCTCAGCCAAAGCCTGAACCAGTCTTCCATTCCCTCCAGGCAAGAAGCAATGGTCCCCTCCCATATCATATGGGTCATCTTGGTCCCAAAATGCAAGGGAAAGTTTTGAAAGCAAACCGGCATTGGCATATTCCAAATTTGCAAGATGCCAATTAAACAAGTTCATCTCCTCATCATTCACTGCATCCCCATAAACCTGACGGAAGGTTTCCAATGCTGCACCAAGAGATACATCCACCGAGACCTCCCCCATTAACTGCCTAAGCCTACTTGCCTTGTCCAAAAGACGGTTAAAAGCTGTTTCCACCTTCATATCCATATCGGGGTCAACTGGCTTTCCATCCAAACTATAAAGTGGGCACTTATCTCTCACCTTATGAAGCGAAGAACCCAATTGTCGAGCCACGATCCCGAGTGGGTTCCCTAAAGTACCAGTCAAAACACTACCCCCTAAATCTGCCGCTGCGCACACCCTGTTCCCTCCCTCCATTTTCTTTGTGTAAACCCGCCCACCCGCTCGCTTCCTACCCTCCAAAACAGTCACCTTGAATCCGAATCTCATCAATTGCCGAGCAGCAGCCAGGCCCGCAAGCCCAGCACCAATCACTATCACACTCGGCTTAGTGGGTTCAGCCGGGACCTTCTCCTTGATCGCCGGGGCAACACCAAAATTAATGTAGCCATGTGAAACTAGATAATTATAAGTAGAATCCAAAAGAACATGGAAATGTTTAGGTATAGTATCGACAAACATCTCTTTGGTGACCCAATTTGACACATTCTCGCGCCATTTCGCAATAATGTGGTTCCGAATAAGAATGTAATTGACCTGTTCAATCCCCCCGATAACGGGGACAACCCTGGCATCAATCTCCTCCTCGGTGAGAGAATCGGCGGGAAACCCAGCCGAGAGCGCAATCAAGGCCTCAGCCGTGGATTCTTTATTAATCACAATGATCTCGTCCGTGGTATCGGATACCCTTTGTGTTAAAAAATTGGTGTTTTGTTCGTTGGGTCCGAAAGGAGCTGAAACTGAAGTAGTAGACGAAGAAATAGAAGAGGGGATGGGACCGTTATTACCGTTGAGCGTAATGTTGGGGatgggaggaagaagaaacgACGTCGCTTTGCGTTGAGGCCGGCCTCGCCTTCGCTTCTTGGGGACTGTGAATGATAGAAGGTTCGTTGAGGCAaggttagggttttggattgcGGTGTTACTTGCATTATTTGGACTCGGATTAGGATTGGGATTGGGGTTAGGGTTTAGTGGAGGTGGATATGGAATGAACTGGAGAGGAGGGAAGGAAGAGAACTGGTCTGCGGCTTGATCTAGTGGATTCATCTTTAGATTTTTGGAGACATGTAAGACGGGggatagagaaaaagaaaagtgactGCTTGATTCCCGAGAAAAATTTGAACGGCAACGCTTTAAGGACTTGCTACGTCGGTCATAGTTCGCACATAATAACGGTAGTTTTGCTGACGGCTATTATATCGCCGGATCATCAGTATAGACTATAGATTAAGATTCttttaaggaaataaattattacttcctCGGCCTGACTtagaacaaataataataataataataataatacgagTTTTATACATCGCTAAGTACATTATAATTTagatgtcaaaaaaaaaaaaaaggtacattataatttatgtgagCCGTGGTCTCCTGCTACAGTTttccatattttctttctttcacgtATTTAAAGATTTTCATGTTCTTCTGTACTCGATCATCAAAGCGATCCGTCTCTTCCGGAGCTCTATGTCAGCCGCATTGCACCTCCCTATCCGTATTTCCCACTCATAGGTACTCTGAAACTCATGATTCAATTCAATCTCATTTATCTGCCAACCGAGAATGTGAAACGTAGCTCATTAATCTCGCTTATTGCAAATATGAATTCTAGTACCTTTGAGATTTTCATTATTCTATACGACTTGTATACTATTCTTATGCTGGTTCCATTATTATATTGTTTGAAGTTCTAGGCGTCAAGATTGCGCGGAATTGATACGTTTTCGGTGCTTCCCGTACTGGATCTGGAGGTACTTTTCGCAAATTTTATCCTCAGCTCGGTTTCGTTTGAAAAAAGTGGACGACAAGAAAAACGCATTATTCTCTCTGTAGCCTTTTGTCTCTAGAATGGGAGAAAATTCAACTCCAATTTTCCAAACGGCCGCATTGAGCTCAATTGACCGGGATTTGTTCAATTTCGACCACATATAACTTGCACACGAACACGAACACATACgccatttatattttctagcaAACTTAGCCTTGTCGAATGCTTTGGGTTTGTGTTACTTTGTGGCTCTGTGTAATACCCCAGCTTTCAGTTCTATCTCTTGAATGGTTCGTGTCTGCCAGGTCAACACGCTTTGCGTATTTTTGATCAAATTATTACTCATAAAAGGGGTCTGCAAGTCTAACGTTCTTTCCCTGGGATTAAAACTTTGTCCGGATGAGTTGAATTGTGGTTCGTTTCCAGGGCATCTGCTGAGGCGCAAGGCTCAAGATGGGGATCTTTGATGGTTTGCCCGTGTCTTCCGACAAAGCAGTAAGTTCAGCTTGCTTTGTATAACTTTATTGGATGCATAAGGCCTACTTCAAAATTAGAGTACCACAGTAAAATTTGTTTGTACTTAGCAAACAAGTGTTTCCTTGCCCTGTTTGGTTGGGAGCACCGATGTTGAGAGCACTAATATAGAATGCGAAATGTTTTGCCAACATAATTTTAATCATGTTTTAACAGCTGTAGCAACTAGAATGGTAGTCCTCTTTTGAAATGTGGGCATGTGCTGGAGTCTAGACTCTGTCTGACTGTGTTGTGTTTCAACCATACCTATTTTTTATGACAAGGAATTCCAAAGACTCTGCAAATGCAACATATTTATTAATCCTGGAGACTCTGTTTGAACCGTATTTATATAAGCTGCTATGTGTATAATCTTctgtatttttcttcttctcaatGTTCCTGTGATCTTATGGTATAATGCAGTATCTTAGGGAAGAACTTACAAGAATAGATGAGAGTTGGGCCGCAGGGCGCTTTGATTCATTACCTCATGTTGTCCATATTTTGACATCAAAAGATCGTGAAGGCGAAGTTGAATCTTTGAAGGAGCAAAGTGATGTTGTTGAGGAGTTTGTGAATGAAGTGGTGCATGCTTATCATAGTGGCTTCAACAaagcaattcaaaattattcCCAGGTttcaaaaacttttctttttcactccaCGGTGAGGTAGATAGAAAGGGTAGTTTCagtttataatatattgatttCAGTTTCTTTGGGTTACACTTGGTGATGCCTAGATGGGGGCGGTAGACTTGTTAGCATGCTGGAAAGGGTGGTTTGATGGTCACCACAGTGAGATGCTATGGATAATGttctcaatttgtttgatgtggTGCATACGGAGAGAAATGCCTGGAGGTTACTGGATTGCACAAGGACTGCTGTTGGCCTCAAGGCTTTCTTTTCCCTTTACCATTGTTGTTGTGTGGCTGGACTTGAGTTCGTCCTGTTTTAAACGATCCGTCTTTCTCAGCAGCTCACCTATGCTTTTCTAGTTTTAGCTTTCATGATTTCGTGATATTTTTACTTTGACTAATTAGGCATATCTAATTTATACACCATGTTTCCTTGGATAGTCTTTTTGATCATTAATAAAGcctatcttataaaaaaatatatatttatctcaattcatctttttgtatttttgtgatggtgaTCTtcaacattgattttttttatccctCAGTCCCCCTCAGGCACCTTGGGGAATAATAACAGTTAGATCTGCAgctatattttgtgttgttagtttatttatttatgtatatattgcTTCAGATCTTGAGGTTGTTTGGCGAATCCACTGAAAGTACAGCTGTCTTAAAGGTTGATTTGGCTGAGGCAAAGAAGCGTCTTAGCACCCGCAATAAGCAATTGCATCAATTGTGGTATCGATCGGTAACATTGCGTCACATAATTTCCCTCTTAGATCAAATTGAGGGCATAGCCAAGGTTTGTCTATACTCTTTACAGCTTCCAGATAATACCAGATTCAACAGTGATTGGGGAACTttgttcaatttaaaatttcaatcacCTAATTCCCATCCTACATTAAAAATGCAATGCCTGTGCAACTGTGCTTGAATCTTTTTGCTCTTCAGTTGCCTGTCTTATTCacatataaatgcatgcatatcaCTGCGCCTTTACTAAGTTTTTTCAAACCTCTACTtggaaaaaaaacagaagaactTGTTAGCTATCAATGTACATGCATTCTGACCTTGCCACTTATAAACTACCACTACAGTTATTCTGCTTGAATTATCTGCTCTTCACAGTTCTGGTGATTCTGAAAAATGTCCATGTTGTGCACTCGAAATTGGCTCAGGTTCCGGCTCGTATTGAAAAGCTAATTGCTGACAAGCAGTTTTATGCTGCAGTTCAGTTGCATGTTCAATCAACATTGATGCTTGAGCGAGAGGGGCTTCAAACTGTAGGTTTTCTAACCTTTTGCTATGGCCATTCCTGTAATGTCACGTGAAAAGTTTTGTATTGCTTTATTTTTGGAACTTATATCCCAAAAATAGAAGTTACATCCAGATACCTGATATCATGGCCGGTGGCCTATATCATAATAACCTAGTTGTATTCAATAAAGCCTCAAGTCAGCAGTTCACTTCAGGAGAATACTGTTTTTATCATGCAGTAATCCAGCCATCTGTCATTTTACACTACGTTTAGGAGTTTTTTAAATGTCTATACTGTAGGATGCTTTGATGTTTGCAAGATCTGAAAAAGATCTGAAAACCATATCTTGACCACAAAGATTTCATTCTCTTTCATCGGTTCACACAGCCTTCAAAAAGTCCCACCTTAGTCCCGTGGCTTTAAAGACAACCACTCAGAAAAACTATATACGGTATCTGCAAATAATAATgcttgcaaatatttttctttgtttattcaCATTTGATGTTCTAGTACCAAGTGAAAAATctgcattttattaattctgTTTTACGTGGCCCAGGTTGGTGCTCTTCAAGATGTCCGGTCAGAGTTGACAAAGTTGCGAGGAGTTCTTTTTTACAAGGTTTTGGAGGATTTGCATGTACACCTGTACAACAAAGGTGAATACAGGTATTCAATTTTCTCTACCCTATTAGGGGTTTTTGTTGTTTGGGCTTGTTTGCATATGCTCGTGACAGTTACTCAAATCCATTCtgattagtttttgtttttaataaccAATTAGAGATTTTGATTGAAAGAGAAACGTCCTAAGTGCACACAATTTTAGAAACTGATCCAGCTCTATAGTTTTTCTTGTGACTTGGCATGCTACTTTGTTCGGATTGCAataattgattttgggcttgtttgggtaatgagatgatatgagaattttgtaaatagtactTCAATGGTTTGGGTTAAGATGTTCTACtggattttggaaaaggagagagaaaaaattgaacaaaaatattgtcaagttaaaatattgtt
This window of the Juglans regia cultivar Chandler chromosome 12, Walnut 2.0, whole genome shotgun sequence genome carries:
- the LOC109013852 gene encoding protein FLOWERING LOCUS D-like isoform X3 codes for the protein MNPLDQAADQFSSFPPLQFIPYPPPLNPNPNPNPNPSPNNASNTAIQNPNLASTNLLSFTVPKKRRRGRPQRKATSFLLPPIPNITLNGNNGPIPSSISSSTTSVSAPFGPNEQNTNFLTQRVSDTTDEIIVINKESTAEALIALSAGFPADSLTEEEIDARVVPVIGGIEQVNYILIRNHIIAKWRENVSNWVTKEMFVDTIPKHFHVLLDSTYNYLVSHGYINFGVAPAIKEKVPAEPTKPSVIVIGAGLAGLAAARQLMRFGFKVTVLEGRKRAGGRVYTKKMEGGNRVCAAADLGGSVLTGTLGNPLGIVARQLGSSLHKVRDKCPLYSLDGKPVDPDMDMKVETAFNRLLDKASRLRQLMGEVSVDVSLGAALETFRQVYGDAVNDEEMNLFNWHLANLEYANAGLLSKLSLAFWDQDDPYDMGGDHCFLPGGNGRLVQALAENVTILYEKTIHTIRYGSDGVQVIAGSQVFEGDMALCTVPLGVLKCGSIKFIPELPQRKLDGIKRLGFGLLNKVAMLFPHVFWGTDLDTFGHLSDDPSRRGEFFLFYSYATVAGGPLLIALVAGEAAHKFESMPPTDAVTRVLQILKGIYEPQGINVPEPIQTVCTRWGGDPFSLGSYSNVAVGASGDDYDILAESVGDGRLFFAGEATTRRYPASMHGAFLSGLREAANMAHYVNARTLRKKVDRSPSKNAHSCASVLADLFREPDLEFGSFSVIFDRKNADPKSTAILKVTFSEPRKKSHHDGSKPDQQHSKKLLFQQLQSHFNHQQQLHVYTLLSRQQVLELREVRGGDEMRLNYLCERWGVKLVGRKGLGPTADSVIASIKAERGNRKPASTALALKSEPKAFISWLWKRDIKAENRHFEAKNGEKGQNSAQQQWVNSPC
- the LOC109013852 gene encoding protein FLOWERING LOCUS D-like isoform X1; translated protein: MNPLDQAADQFSSFPPLQFIPYPPPLNPNPNPNPNPSPNNASNTAIQNPNLASTNLLSFTVPKKRRRGRPQRKATSFLLPPIPNITLNGNNGPIPSSISSSTTSVSAPFGPNEQNTNFLTQRVSDTTDEIIVINKESTAEALIALSAGFPADSLTEEEIDARVVPVIGGIEQVNYILIRNHIIAKWRENVSNWVTKEMFVDTIPKHFHVLLDSTYNYLVSHGYINFGVAPAIKEKVPAEPTKPSVIVIGAGLAGLAAARQLMRFGFKVTVLEGRKRAGGRVYTKKMEGGNRVCAAADLGGSVLTGTLGNPLGIVARQLGSSLHKVRDKCPLYSLDGKPVDPDMDMKVETAFNRLLDKASRLRQLMGEVSVDVSLGAALETFRQVYGDAVNDEEMNLFNWHLANLEYANAGLLSKLSLAFWDQDDPYDMGGDHCFLPGGNGRLVQALAENVTILYEKTIHTIRYGSDGVQVIAGSQVFEGDMALCTVPLGVLKCGSIKFIPELPQRKLDGIKRLGFGLLNKVAMLFPHVFWGTDLDTFGHLSDDPSRRGEFFLFYSYATVAGGPLLIALVAGEAAHKFESMPPTDAVTRVLQILKGIYEPQGINVPEPIQTVCTRWGGDPFSLGSYSNVAVGASGDDYDILAESVGDGRLFFAGEATTRRYPASMHGAFLSGLREAANMAHYVNARTLRKKVDRSPSKNAHSCASVLADLFREPDLEFGSFSVIFDRKNADPKSTAILKVTFSEPRKKSHHDGSKPDQQHSKKLLFQQLQSHFNHQQQLHVYTLLSRQQVLELREVRGGDEMRLNYLCERWGVKLVGRKGLGPTADSVIASIKAERGNRKPASTALALKSGTSKLKTGILKRKMVRKAKIVRSSNGSTAPANSNVVNGKVPGETRTAEETRTADQMLLDTLGSGQNQGDMLKK
- the LOC109013852 gene encoding protein FLOWERING LOCUS D-like isoform X2 gives rise to the protein MNPLDQAADQFSSFPPLQFIPYPPPLNPNPNPNPNPSPNNASNTAIQNPNLASTNLLSFTVPKKRRRGRPQRKATSFLLPPIPNITLNGNNGPIPSSISSSTTSVSAPFGPNEQNTNFLTQRVSDTTDEIIVINKESTAEALIALSAGFPADSLTEEEIDARVVPVIGGIEQVNYILIRNHIIAKWRENVSNWVTKEMFVDTIPKHFHVLLDSTYNYLVSHGYINFGVAPAIKEKVPAEPTKPSVIVIGAGLAGLAAARQLMRFGFKVTVLEGRKRAGGRVYTKKMEGGNRVCAAADLGGSVLTGTLGNPLGIVARQLGSSLHKVRDKCPLYSLDGKPVDPDMDMKVETAFNRLLDKASRLRQLMGEVSVDVSLGAALETFRQVYGDAVNDEEMNLFNWHLANLEYANAGLLSKLSLAFWDQDDPYDMGGDHCFLPGGNGRLVQALAENVTILYEKTIHTIRYGSDGVQVIAGSQVFEGDMALCTVPLGVLKCGSIKFIPELPQRKLDGIKRLGFGLLNKVAMLFPHVFWGTDLDTFGHLSDDPSRRGEFFLFYSYATVAGGPLLIALVAGEAAHKFESMPPTDAVTRVLQILKGIYEPQGINVPEPIQTVCTRWGGDPFSLGSYSNVAVGASGDDYDILAESVGDGRLFFAGEATTRRYPASMHGAFLSGLREAANMAHYVNARTLRKKVDRSPSKNAHSCASVLADLFREPDLEFGSFSVIFDRKNADPKSTAILKVTFSEPRKKSHHDGSKPDQQHSKKLLFQQLQSHFNHQQQLHVYTLLSRQQVLELREVRGGDEMRLNYLCERWGVKLVGRKGLGPTADSVIASIKAERGNRKPASTALALKSVVVEPKAFISWLWKRDIKAENRHFEAKNGEKGQNSAQQQWVNSPC